AGAAGAGAACATTAGTGAAGTTCACCTTCCAAAGGAACCTTTCTATTTCTAGCGAGTCAATTTTTATCACTCAATCCAACATAATCTTATTCCAGTCATCAGAGGTTGGcttatcttaaaaaaagaagaagttaattATAGAGTAATATGATTGTTAATTAACAGGTCAGTGATACAATTATACCAGTTGATAGACTTTGATATTTGGTGGATTTCTATGAATACAGCCAAAGTTCAATTCCAGAATTTCACTTAatttgttcaaaaataaaagtatttctTCCATATCTACATTAGTTTGTTCAGTAATGACCACAAAACTGAAGTGAAACTGGTCCCCTTTAGATGATTTTGAATATGTACAAATAGAAACAACCCTTCCCCacccaaacaaaagaaaaaaagaaaaaaggcaacGGAATAAGACATACATGAAAATGATGTGAGTCTAAGGGACCAGTCAAGATGCATTGAGAGGTTCTAGCTCATTGCACTTTGCAAAAACAATATTagataagaaatgaaaaaagggGAATATGTCAACTAACATTATCAGTGTCCCAAACCCTGACAGTTTTGTCAGCTGAAGATGTAGCAAGCCTTGACATGCTTGGACTGAAACGGACATCAGTTATCCCATGAGAATGTTCTTCAAGTGTAGACTTCATAGCAAAGGATTCTGTGCACCACAATACAGCCTGCACCAAAAAATCATCAGGCAAAAAGGGTTCTGTTGTCTTTTCcataataaaaagaattcaGTCAAAGTAGCACCGAAGTTTCCCTGTGCAACTGTTTTCAGCACTAGAAAAATGtttaataaaacaatccaaTCAAACCAACTTCTTACCTTTCTATCATGCCCACCTGTAGCAAGCAATTTCCCATCTGATGAGAAGTGACAACATTCAACTTTACTCGTACTTGCCGGAATAAGCTGGATTTCCTTAAATGTAAAGCCTAATATTAAGACAAAAACATTAAACCCTTGGGTTCCATTGATATAGTTACACAAACCAAAGAATTACATAATCAGACAAACAGAAGTATCCACCAATATAGCAGCCAGAATCCATCATACCTTCGCTGGCATCAGAAGACCGACCAACTCTATCCATAGGGTCTGCAGCTTCAGGAGATAAGAATGAATCAACATTATCCTCCAAAGATCCATCATCCACAAAGCGGTCCACATCAGCCTGCAGTAGATTATGTCATTTACGTGACTGAGATTTTAAGTGCTAACAGCAATCCCCCCCATCCCaaactctttttacttttttgttgttatatttaaatatagcaccataaaataaaaaacaacaaacttCAGGTCTAAACCAATATGCCCTTACCAGCCATGACCATGCGGCTGCATGACAATTTCTTGCAAGTAAATAATCCGTAACTTTTTTTAACAGAGGGTACATAGAATAATACTTGAACGTGAGTACTTTAACCATACCTTCTTTCTACATCAtgcaacgtttttttttttcataagtacaTCATGCGACTTGTAACTAAAAGATCAGGAAAACTATACAAAATGAAATTACCATGAAGACAGTAAAATAAGATTGCTCACCAACTGATTTGGTGCTGATGTAAGTGAGTCCATGCCATCAGAACCGAACATAAGCAGAGACTTAGAGGAACCACCATTGTGTGGCAAATTTGGCATTGACACCACATCTCCTGGAGTGTGAGTAGAAGGTGTTGAAGGAGAACTTTGGGATGGTCCTGTGGTGTTTGCAGTCCCACAGCTATTGGCAGGACCTGAAGATGATACTGGCTGCTTTCTCTTTCGCCCAATTTGACTTTTTGGAGCCTTGAATGAACAAAAAGAATATTTCAGAAACCAAACCAGGTTATACCAACTTTCAGTGATTATCAAGTTCACCATGATGGAttgaaattatgaaaactaCTTAACATAGCATATAGAGATCCAAATTAAAACgaataacaataattatataagAGGTGACAAAAGCAACCAGAGGTTAGATGATGAGAAACTAAAGGATGTGAAAGATGACACGTGAACCCTAATTGGCTAAAAGATCATATGTTTGGCTTTGGAAGTCcatattataaaagaaaaaattcagaGTTTAGGATCTATGTAAATTCATGGTAAATTCTATCATACAAAATAAACTTTACAAAACATTTTGTTCTATTTGGAGAATGAAGAACTGTTCTGCAACAACAATTCCAAAAaccagaaagaaaaaggaattacAACAGAAAAATTTTGTAGCTAATACAGTCCACATATACTGAAGCCCATAAATCACAAACCTGATCATTTCCTTGAAAGGTATTTGAAATGCTACCATCCCCTGTGATGCTGCCAGCACCATTCATTTTATCTTGCTGCTGGAGTTGGTGGTTTGAATTCTGAGACTGTTGACTAGAAAGTGGATGCTGCGGATAATGTTGCTGCTGTAACTGAGAAGTATTCAACATTAGATAAGCAAGAAATACCGAAGCTTAAAAGCCATAAAACTATCAAAAAGAGCTAAAAATGATCGACTCTGAAGTGCAGGAACAAAATGATACCTTCATTAGCAGTTCTGTGTCTGCACGTGGTAACACAGGGCAACCAACTTGCACTGGTGATCCAATATTAGGAACTAAATTGCCAGCAGAATTTAGCTGTCCATCCTTTCCAAGACCCATATTTCGATTGACAAGCATTCTCAGTCTTCTGCATTCCAAATCATTAGCAGATGGAGATGACAAGTTTTGCTGTGCCTGAAGCATTAGTTGCTGCTGTAACTGAAGTTGATTGAAAGGCTGAGGAGACTGCATCAAAGACTTCTGCTGCTGAAGAGATCGAAGATGCTCCAGCCCCTAGAAAAGGTAAGAAGTTTTCAGAAAAGAGAACCTATTCTGTCCTTTTATTATGTCATATACCATTTTCTGAACCACCAAATAGAAAATGTAAATGTAAGTTTTATTCAATGCAGCAAGTATGAAAACTTGACAGATGTCAAACAAGAAAAGGGGGCTGGGGGAACATGCCTTCATACTGCCTACCTCTTTCCTAGGAGTTCAAATTGAATAAAAGTGGAagcaatcattttctttttcaatgacAAATTACCTTGATAGGTTATATATCAAGAGGAATAGGTCAAATTAGTTAGAGCACATTCTACCCCAATTAGTATTTGACTGATGAATGGGGGATGAACCGACCGAATTAGAACTAAAGGTCATCCAATTTGAAAACAGATATACAATTGTATGCATAGAGGGAATACAAAAGCGTGGGTTTTAAGTCTTACCGTCAAAGGCCATCCTTTTAAAGTCAAATTGTTACTGCCATGATTTGATCCTAAAAGAACATGAGAATATTTGTTAAAGCAATCAATGAACATCATAAAATTTACAATCTAAATCAGacattagaaaaaattaattaaatcatgaATTTACATGTCACGTGGCCCAATACATGAAAACATACAGGATCATGGAacttaaaaagaattttttggAACTTGTAGGGATTTCAACACTTCTAAATGTTTCTAGATTCGAGGGGAATTGTTTCTTTACAACTAACTACATAAATGACAAATATTGACGACACATCCATCGATATTCATTTAAAGTTGCCATATGTACAAGAGGAAACTCTAGTTTATTTCCTTTCTCAATTGGTCTTCCAATATCATCACCTATATAAGAATAATTGCCAATCTGTCAGTTAATAGTAAtacgcaaaaaaaaaatactaggttTACTAACAatgatttgaatattttataCCCTGGTTGCGCCACATAGTGTTGTAAAAAGCGCCAGATGCACTTAAGCGCAAAGGCCTCCTGGAGCCTAGGTGCAAATTGCAAGTGCACGTCTGATTGAAGGTATTTCTAAAATATAATGTGCAATAATTTCTAAGAGAAAGattcataacatataataaaaaatgttaaaataattaaaacactaATATATTATTAATCTATTAGCTCAATGGTTAGAGCGTTGTGCAAACATAAATGCCTTATGAGAACCACACAGTTCATACCTAAAGTTCCTAATCCATTCAAGtcctaaacaaaaaaatacccaGAAATGTGTTTTAAAAGGAGGGTTTTTAGAACTTTGGGCCTTTCTCAAATGAGCACCTTAGCCGCGCTTCATTAAACGCACTTCACTTCAAGAATCAAAAGCATTTCACTCCCGGAGCATTGTGCTTCACGCTTTAAGTGTGCCTAGCCACGCTTTTAACAACACCTTGAACATCAGAAGTTATGTTCTCCATTCAATGAGTCTCAACTATCAAGATTTGATAACTCAATCAGATATAGATGCTTGATGCGTGAATAGAAAGATGTTCCATTATAAATCTTCATAAGATAAGGGGGTCAACAGCcacattatttattaaaaggaaaaaaaaacactaaagctATATCATAGAACCTATAAAATGAGCAcaacaaaatgagaaaatagaCACAAACAAATGGATTCAAAGGGCACTTTTGATCAATACCATGAAGTCCAATCAATGATCCTTCTGGAACAGTAGCTCTAGGATTCATCATTGAATTCATCTCACACTTTATGTCCTGTTTCAAGCATAGAAGACTATCAGAAATAAGAAAAAGCGCTCTGAAGGTatcatagaaaagaaaaaataataataataaaaatgatgatGAGTTGATGACAATGATTACCTGTGTAGGCCCTGGAAGCTGCTGACTCCGACTTTGAACTGGCTGAAGATTCCCAGACATACTCCCAGGTATACCATGAAATGTTTGCCTGCAGAACAAGGGATCACCAACTCTCGAATTAGACTCAAAAATAGAAGTAGTACGCAACTGAATCAtggtgaaaagaaataaaatcaaaaaaaagaaaaaaaatactacccTGGAGATTGGCCACCTGCTACAGCTGCCTTCAGCATTGAGGTGTGATTTGGATCCAGAAGCTGTCCCACATTATCATCTAACCTTTGCTGCATAATAATGTTTTATAAGTAACCGCAGggataataaaataagaataaacaCATTTTGAATCTATCCCAGAACCTGATACCTTCATGGCTCCATCATCCAAGGCATCCCTCTGGAGCGGAATCTTCAATCTTTCCTCATACATTTTTGTTGCCAACGCATTTGCAGTTGCATGGTTCTGCCTCGTAAGAGGGTCACTGCTTACAAGCCCATGGGAAGTGCCACTTAGAAGCTGACTCCCATCTCTtcgctgctgctgctgctgctgctgttgttgctgttgctgttgctgttgttgctgttgttgctgctgctgctgctgctgctgctgctgctgagCATGCCTCTGCATCAAGAGCTGCTGCATTTGCATCTGCTGATGCTGATGCTGCTGTGGTTTCTGatgttgttgctgctgctgctgctcccGAGCCTTTGCCATTTGAGTCTGTGAATTCCAGATAAATCTCAAGCTTATTTAGGCATCTCTCAAAAATAGCAGACACAGAACAAATATAGATCCCACagaattcaattaaaaaaaatcctaacctaCTAGTAATTTTatgaattcaaacaaataagACCTAATAATGTTTGACATGTAGGTCAAACACCCCATCCTCTCAACCCCACAGCAGattcatttaaaaaatctaTTCCATAACAATACtccaaagagagaaaatttcaaCTTTTAAATGTTAGCTGTCAAGGCCACATAGTTCATCAGTAAATGCTTCAGAATAAAAACTTCCTGTGTCCATTGAAAAGCCAGTAAAGGTTTATCCACTAGGTGTTTAACTTcgtttgtaaaacaataaagTACAACGACACTAACTATTGTT
The Alnus glutinosa chromosome 14, dhAlnGlut1.1, whole genome shotgun sequence genome window above contains:
- the LOC133857139 gene encoding transcriptional corepressor LEUNIG-like, which translates into the protein MSQTNWEADKMLDVYIYDYFMKRKLHASAKAFLAEGKVCSDPVAIDAPGGFLFEWWSVFWDIFIARTNEKHSEAAASYIGTQMAKAREQQQQQQHQKPQQHQHQQMQMQQLLMQRHAQQQQQQQQQQQQQQQQQQQQQQQQQQQQQRRDGSQLLSGTSHGLVSSDPLTRQNHATANALATKMYEERLKIPLQRDALDDGAMKQRLDDNVGQLLDPNHTSMLKAAVAGGQSPGQTFHGIPGSMSGNLQPVQSRSQQLPGPTQDIKCEMNSMMNPRATVPEGSLIGLHGSNHGSNNLTLKGWPLTGLEHLRSLQQQKSLMQSPQPFNQLQLQQQLMLQAQQNLSSPSANDLECRRLRMLVNRNMGLGKDGQLNSAGNLVPNIGSPVQVGCPVLPRADTELLMKLQQQHYPQHPLSSQQSQNSNHQLQQQDKMNGAGSITGDGSISNTFQGNDQAPKSQIGRKRKQPVSSSGPANSCGTANTTGPSQSSPSTPSTHTPGDVVSMPNLPHNGGSSKSLLMFGSDGMDSLTSAPNQLADVDRFVDDGSLEDNVDSFLSPEAADPMDRVGRSSDASEGFTFKEIQLIPASTSKVECCHFSSDGKLLATGGHDRKAVLWCTESFAMKSTLEEHSHGITDVRFSPSMSRLATSSADKTVRVWDTDNTDYSLRTFMGHSSTVLALDFHPTKEDLICSCDNSEIRYWSINKGSCTGLFKGGATQMRFQPRLGRILAAASENFVSIVDVENRVCRLKLQGHKNLVHSVCWDPSGEYLASVSDDLVRVWTIGSGNKGECIHELSCTGNKFRTCVFHPTQPSLLVIGCYETLELWNTSKNKTMTLHAHDKLVSALAVSSVTGLVASASHDKCVKLWK